In the genome of Terriglobales bacterium, the window CTCCTGGAAGAGGTCCTGCGGCATACCGGGCGCTGCTTCGCGCTCTCCTACCCCCGCGACCGTTGGTACGTCCGGCTGGGAATGGCGGCGGAAAACGCCGCCCGGCGGCTCGTCGGCAATTCCTTCCGCACCTTCGTACATCCCGCCGATGCCATGGAACAGCTCATCCGCGGCTCCGGCTTCTCCCTGGCCAGCCGCCGCCACACCTGGGTCTGGTCCGTGGACGTGTATGTGAAATGATTTCGACCGGTTTCGCGGTGTGCTCCGCTACCCTTTGGCGGCCCATGCCGTCTATGCCTGAAGCGCATCATGACTCGGACTCTTCTCCTCGCACTGTCTTTCACACTTTCCTTGGGTTTGCTGGCACAAACCGAGGACTCCGCCGCCATGGTCCGCATCCCCGGCGCCACCTTCCAGATGGGCATCGAGGCTGCGAACATCCCTGCCCTTCAGAAGATCTTCGGAATAAACACCGCGCGGCTCTTTCAAGATGAAGTGCCGAAGCATCAGGTCACGCTGGACGACTTTCATCTCGACCGCCACCTGGTGACCAACGCGCAGTTCAAAACCTTCACCGACGCCAATCCCCAATGGCGGCCGGACCGCATCCCGCGCGAATTGGACAACCGCAACTACCTCAAGCACTGGCAGGATCCCGCAACGCTCACCACCAGGGCCGACCATCCGGTGGTAAATGTGAACTGGTATGCGGCTGTCGCCTATTGCCGCTGGGTTGGCAAGCGCCTGCCCACCGAAGCCGAGTGGCAACACGCCGCTCGCGGCGGCCTCAACGCGCTTTTTCCCTGGGGCGATCAGCCCCCGGACGCCACACGCGCGAATTTCTCTGCCACCGGCCTGGGCACTACGTCGCCGGTCGGCAGCTACCCGCCGAATGGATATGGGCTGTTCGACATGGTAGGCAACGTCTGGCAGTTCCTCGCCGATGAATGGCAGCCTTACCCCACTGTGGCGCAAAAGAATCCGGTTGCCGGAGGGAATCTGTTTTCGGAAGGAGCACCGTTCCTTCAGGTGCGCACCCGGCGCGTCGTCCGCGGCGGCAGCTTCGACGGTGCTCCGGTGAACCTATGGGTCGAGTACCGCGACAGCCACCCACCGGACGGCTCGCGCGACTTCGTCGGCTTCCGCTGCGCCAAGTGAGCGAATCACCCCATTCACTCCACCCGAGCGTGCCTCATGTCTGCGCCACGCGTTTCGGCGCAGACGTGGGAACGCAACCTCAACCGGATGCATCTGCTGGTACTCGCGAAACAAGTCCGCTTCCAGGCGGACGAGGAACGCGCCACGGCTGCGCTAGTCAACCGGTAGGTTCATCTTTTTCAGGAAGGGGGCATAGCGCGGGTCCCGCTCGATGTTTCTCAATAGCGGGTCGCCTTTTAGCTGCGTGAGACCGCCGTCGCGTTGGGTGTAGGCCCGCTCCAGCCATTCAAAGGCCCGGTCAGCTTCCCCGCGGAAACCATACGCTTGGGCAATTTGGTAGGCAGAAACCGCCTGGTACTTCGCGATCATCTCCGTTAAGGCCGCGTCCGATTCCTTCTTGCGCCCCAAGGCGTGATAGACCAGCGCCCGCCCGAAGAGGCTCCACAAAAGCTCTGGCTCCCGCTCTATCTCGGCCAGTGCCCGCTGAGGATCGGACTGCTCCAGATAGATGCGGCTGAGCAAGTTGTGTGTTAACGGCCGCTCCGGGGTTAGCTCCAGGGCCTTCCTGAAGGCGGCCTCGGCTTCCTCCAGCCGACCGGCATAGTAGGCATCCATACCACGGTAGAAAAAGGCTGGGGCGCTGAGGGGGTCCAGCTCTACGGCTCGGCGGTCCAACGGAAGGGCTTCTTCAAATCGGCCCAGGGTGGCCGCCAGCCCCGCTACGTGCCGCAAAACCGTGGCATTGCCCGGCTCCAGAGCCAGTGCCCGGCGGAAGGAGGCATCCGCTCCCGCCCAGTCCCAGTCGTAGCTCCGCTGGATCTTCCCCATGGCGGCGTGTGCCTCCGCCAGATTGGGATCCAGTTCCAGCGCTCGCTTCACCGCCTCCCGAGCCTTCCCGTAACCTTCCTCCGTTGGAAGGTAACCGGCATCCGCCTGGCGACTGCGTACCTCAGCAAGACCCACCCACCCCGGGGCATAGCTTGGGTCCAGTTTGA includes:
- a CDS encoding formylglycine-generating enzyme family protein — translated: MTRTLLLALSFTLSLGLLAQTEDSAAMVRIPGATFQMGIEAANIPALQKIFGINTARLFQDEVPKHQVTLDDFHLDRHLVTNAQFKTFTDANPQWRPDRIPRELDNRNYLKHWQDPATLTTRADHPVVNVNWYAAVAYCRWVGKRLPTEAEWQHAARGGLNALFPWGDQPPDATRANFSATGLGTTSPVGSYPPNGYGLFDMVGNVWQFLADEWQPYPTVAQKNPVAGGNLFSEGAPFLQVRTRRVVRGGSFDGAPVNLWVEYRDSHPPDGSRDFVGFRCAK